Part of the Cottoperca gobio chromosome 16, fCotGob3.1, whole genome shotgun sequence genome, TCTAGCAGACTCTTTATCTATATACAGTTTTAAAGTATTTGCTAGGCTTAGCCAATTCCAAACATCACTTTAATCCATTTGTACACAAAAAAATGATACGTGTGCTTTAAATCCTGCAGATTTGCTATGAACATTAATGCTTTTTAGCTGTGCTAACAGTGCGGCTCTGTGGATGGGAACGTCTGTCAGGCGACTAATCCcgactgaaacatctcaacaactataAGATGGATTGCGATGACATTCAGCACAGACGTTCATGGTAGAATTcattctgggggggggggcttaatgactttgttgatcccctgactttccctctagcgccaccagcagacatactgtatgtggttTTAAGTGTAATGTCTCTGCAACTATGGAATTAATTACCATAAAAtgtcaggatgaattgtaataacattTCCTCTAACGCAAGCTTTAGGTCAAAAATTAGATTTTGATTCTTGTTGAAGCAAAAACTGGTCTAAATGCAGACTTTCattaggtttaaaaaaaaatcaggaaTAAGAGAGACATCATACAACATAGGTGATGTCGCTCACTCGATGACATCTTACATCCATTTAGTTGCTGTTGACCTCCAGCATCTTAAAAAGCCCTTTTCCTTCACATTGTCCCCCTTGGGTGTCCACTGCCAGAGAAGAAAAGTGTTTCACTTTGATCATGCATTATTCAAAGTCTCACAATCCTGTGGCCGTTCCTTAAAACATTCAACTTAAGCACTTTTTGTGTACGCGTCACATCAGGTCCCTTGTTCCTCTGCTGCGTTTGTTCATCAATTGCAAACACCCGTTTCTAACGGCGGCATCAACTGAACGTTACGGAAGTCTCCAGAGGGGCAGCACTTAGGGCGGAGAACATCGACAGCGTGACCGAATGTGGCAGGAAAATGGAGTGAAAACATGGATCTTTTGTCACATCCTGTCTAAAAGGATGTGCTTGAGTGGGTAACTGTTGTACAAGTTATACTCATTTGTTCAtacggtttttttttttgaaaacatgtaaacaagTGTTACATGGTACTGGGGAAGAGAAAGCAGATGCCTGATGTCATGCTATGCTTTTAGGGCCACACAAGTTCAAAAGGATGCATGACTAACTCGTTTTTTGCAGAATTGAAAAGGTAGAAGTCTTATTATGGAGGAAGAATTGGCAGTCCGATCAGCTGAAACAGCGATATCATATAATATGCATCTTATTGAGCCATTTCTTTCCTGGCAGCTTCTCAAACTTTAATTGAAAACCATTTTCCCTGTTGTCAGCCCTCTATGAGAAGTCTCTCCTTAAAAACTGAATGTTGATTTTAACTCAATAGTCGCTAAGGTCGTCTACGAGCGCCGACTGTGATAtcgttttttttaatggtagTAATATGATAAAACTAACAATTGGTGCGTCATGTTTTCCTAGGTTGCTTTTCACATCCAACCATACAGAGGACGAAACGACCAGAGTGTGCATGACAACATCAAGTATATCATCGACAGGTAGGCTGCACTTCTCCATCACCGACTCAACCTAAATAGAAAACCATTAAGATTTCATGCACAGTTGAAAGAACATTAGTTACTGAACTGACATACTTTAGAAAGCATTTCTGATTATATAAAGGCTCGTTTCATGATTTATGAATGAGCTTTTGAAGCAAAAGCAATTTTTCTAAACGTTAGTGTCAAGGTTGCTTTGAAAGGCAGATGAAAATTAGCCTGCATGACTAAAGCCGGCACATTTACATGATGGACTCAAATGCTAATGTATGTGCAATTTAATATACAGTTAATTAAATATACAGTTTCTTATTTACACATTCTCACATTTGCTCAACATATTTGGCTCTCTAgtagaatataaaaataaatgatgtgggTTTACACAACATTAAGctgtaggctacagtatgaATTTGTAATGACATGGCTTGTTAAGTGGTTtcaaggttcaatgtgtaagaaaTGCCAGAATTCAAACATAAaccattaaaaacaatgaactaacgtcatcaacagaatgtgaaaaggtcacagtgttgacgttatgtcaaagacgtctgcgtgttgtgtatatatctacagaagctagcatgctaacagctagctgtgctccgtcctgtcttgtaataccacttgttcctctagaggcgatagtgagtcactgcagctgcagtctgccttcagtacagagggagaagaagtgcaGCTGCCTGACTCACATGTACATATCACAgccgttttctagtttctgccactttggatgtAGTCAAACTagcgtaacgttacacggactacagccccggttaacatcagtgccccagtaaacacagatgatcagctccacatgaagattataaaacagcagatgttttctgactcagagtttcagcagtttggtagAAATTCGGTATTGTTGCcctgcagactgactgacaggcaggcaggcagtaAAGGAgtaaatgcacaatataaagaataaattagaatacaataaatatgccaaactactacaaataaaagatgaacaTTACAGATTGTATGGActcagtttagaggtgaaatactggcccctatttctttggagcaggtggctcagaattacacattgaacctttgagTGCCTTCAGGACAAAATAATATCCATTTGTTCCCAAGAAATAAGATTTGGGCTCATCAATGTGAGCATTCCTCTTGTGTGTCTTGTCCACTTCACAGGCAGGTATTGCCTTTTCTCTACCACCAGACTCAGGAGAAAGTTTACATTCTTAGCCCCACTACTTTGCCGTCAAGCCTCGTAAATTGATCAGTAAATCTGGTGTAAAGAACATAGTTGATGAAGTCAACACTAACttatgatgttgttgttgttgtctttaaaaAGGTACGGTGACCATGGAGCCTTCTACAAGTTTACTTCCAGCACAGGGAAGAGTCTTCCTCTATTCTACATCTACGACTCCTACCTGACTCCTCCAGAGTCCTGGTCTGAGTTCTTGTCTCCCACCGGCTCCCACAGCGTGCGGGACTCGGCCTATGACTCCATCTTCATTGCCCTGATTGTGGAGGAGCGCCACAAGCACGACATCCTCGCAGGGGGCTTTGATGGCATGTACACTTATTTTGCTTCCAACGGTTTCTCTTTCGGCTCTTCTCACCAGAACTGGAAGGCAATCAAAGCTTTCTGTGACGGCAACAATCTGCTGTTCATCCCCAGCGTTGGACCCGGTTACATCGACACTAGCATCCGGCCGTGGAACAACCACAACCTGCGCAACAGAGTGAACGGTCGCTACTACGAGACGGCCCAGCAGGCGGCGCTGAATGTGAGGCCAGACGTCGTCACCATCACATCTTTTAACGAATGGCACGAGGGCACGCAGATCGAGAGGGCGACGCCCAAGAAAACAGTGACCCGTGTGTACTTGGACTACCAGCCGCATGGACCCGATCACTACCTGGAGTTGACCCGCCGCTGGGCAGAGCAGTTCAACAAAGAGAAGGAGCAGTGGCTCATGTGAGCTTTCATCACTTGAAGTGGCATGCTCTAGTGGaagtgtgtgtagtgtacacATGAaggggaggacagaggggagTGAATGTAGACACTGGTCAGTACAGATGTGAGAGCATGAGGACATGCGTTTACCTTTAACTTGACCGGATGTTTCTGCGCATGTGTATTTTagtgcacacatacagatgtgCAAGAATAGGACTCTGTGTCCGCGGTGTGACTCGTCTCTGTTGAGTTTCTGAGTAAAGCAGCGTCGCAGGTTTATTCTGGGGACGTTCTGAAACGCTCTGGAGGCCGACTCTGGTCTTTCATTTCACTAAATGCAACTTAAAGAAGAATGGtctcaaacacagagaaaaccGTTACCATGCGAGGGCCTCGCTTCCCGCTCTACAGATAAATAACAGAATTGATTACAATAACCAGACACTTATGATCGTCTCATCTCGTCTGGCGGTCACATGGAACGAGACACTGATCATCTCTTTACCACAGAGATGACTTGGTGTTTTAAAGCAGCACGTAGACGTTAAGCATGCAAGTGACGAGAACAGTTTagcattttggaaaatactttAATTCACTTTCTGGCAGTTACACGAGACGATTGATGCTCGTCTCATATCTgcctgttaaatatgaagctacagcaagTTAGCTTAGTTCTGTCCAACAgctaatttaataaaaacacattataccTCATGCTTTATTTACCTCAAGTGTAAACAATGacatgttgtggttttacaACTATTCTTTGGCCAGATGACtctctgctggttgcctggcaatgATGCATTATGGCTACTTCAATCTTCTTATCCAAGtctcggcaagaaagcgaatgtttatttcccaaaaggtcaaatgttattttgtatgatttgaaataacatttcaatAGTTGTTGTAATATTGTTCGAGGCTTGCACCAGTGAAACCCTCTTCGAAGAAAGGAAAAGTATATTAGTTGGtaggtaaaataaaatacccttAAAGTATTTATAACATTCAGATTGAGAGTGTCAGAGTATATTAATCCATATGGAAGTAAAGAGGCCGTTAAAGCGTAGTTACGCTAAACTTATGGTTGTAAAAAAACTCCTAATTTTGTTAAATTGTTCCCAATATTCACAAAGTTACCTGATAATTAATCTGAGTTTTGGTTGAATTCCCTTTATGTGAAGAAGCCATGTTCATCGTGAGCACACGTTACTTTCTGTCACTTCCAGTAGAAACGACAGAATCAGGAGTTCAGTGTGAAGGCCGAGGCTCAACGTTCAGAGCGGCCGTGTGAACAACAACTTACCGATTACTGCGGCGCTCTGCTATGATGCGATTTCAATTTGATGAAATCCTGCTGTGTATTAAAGTCAAAAGGTACTTTCAGAACGgcatatttcagaataaaagtacGTTGGTTGTGACGGGCGCTTCCGAGTGGTTTCTGCTATTTCTCTTGAAAAACACTGAACTTCCAGACACCTGCAAATAAAGACGGATACGTCTCACGTATCTTCTTATGCATGGACGAATAAGACTGTGGTGCTGAAAGACAATACGTTTATTGTGGCGGTGCCAAGGTCGTACAATCCAAAGCAAGTATATGGTGAGAATTTAAGAAATGATTATTAACACGCTCGTTTATCCACATGCTAACCAACACGAGTCTGAGTGAAATATTACAGTATTGTCAAACAATGTAAAGTATTCCAAGCTACAACATATAACAGGGTTGTTGTAACTGTCGGTAAAATAAATACAGGGGGTTCATAAATTGTTCCGATGTATAATCCATGCAAGTCACAGAACTCCTCCCATCCCGTGTTATTTAAGTTGTACAGGTCATAAAATAAGTTCTTGTGACACAAACCAttatagaaatattaaaataaacccATTGTATTCTCCATTAAGCCACGTTGCTTTGACAATACAATCCCATTCTATATAACCGACCTCGTTCTGTGATTCTTAGTAAATGGTCTTAAACTGACACTTCACATCccgtataataataataataataataataagtaaggCAGAACATATGGTCATCAGAAGAAGAACAGTTACCCGTTAACAGTTAAGTTGTCCCAGAGTTTTAGTCCATTTTCAATGTGACAAAGAATTCCTCCTTTCTGACGAAGCTCCGGGTCAACGCTGATTATGCGTCTCAGCTTGTGTTGCGCGGTGTGCAGAGAGTTCAAACAAGGTCATTCTTCCCCGAGTCCTCCAAGAGTCCATATTTGTGCTCCAGCACATCAATCGTAGAAGAAAGGGCACTGAAAGCAGAATTACAGTCATTTCTCATTTCATGCACCGAGTGTCCTTCAGAGCAAACGTGGGAGAACACGACGCAATGCCGCTTCTCTGTATGGGATAGTTTTGCTTTAGTAGAAAGCacagctgcaaaacaaaaacactggcaGGTGCATCTTTCTAGGAAATGAGCCTGtgctttttctctttgctgCGTGTATTCCCTTCTTCCTCAAAGATCATGTTACGAATTTGACCCATTGTTCGCTGCAAATGTGCACGGGCGGTCAACAGTGTCCCAAATCCATACTCCGTTACATCCTAActctatacagtatgtactacGTACTCGTCACAGTATACCGCTTTGGTATAGTACAGAAAAATATCTCAAACATTTCAGCAAATGATACAATATGTGTGAcatcagctgtcaatcaaactgcgACTTTGGAAAGCTACTTCCTATTAAACTTCACAGAGACATCAAAATGTTTTCCCCGAGATTTAAtactaaattaaaaaaggatggCGTTTCACATTCAAATGCACCACGAGTACACCATCCCAGCATT contains:
- the LOC115020842 gene encoding glycoprotein endo-alpha-1,2-mannosidase-like protein, with translation MARLRRKACIALFLFTLFIFGTMMGLRTLKPIDGFSDLAPGLEFLPMIEGKMDRRSVSRDATAPSGQARPAGSNTKAVLSNSGPEGSIFYDVHIFYYTWYGNPPMDGKYIHWDHILVPHWDLKIASSYPRGRHVPPEDIGSSFYPELNPYSSRDPDVLESHMEQIGASAAGVLVLSWYPPGFADDHGEPSEDLVPAVLDAAYRHNLKVAFHIQPYRGRNDQSVHDNIKYIIDRYGDHGAFYKFTSSTGKSLPLFYIYDSYLTPPESWSEFLSPTGSHSVRDSAYDSIFIALIVEERHKHDILAGGFDGMYTYFASNGFSFGSSHQNWKAIKAFCDGNNLLFIPSVGPGYIDTSIRPWNNHNLRNRVNGRYYETAQQAALNVRPDVVTITSFNEWHEGTQIERATPKKTVTRVYLDYQPHGPDHYLELTRRWAEQFNKEKEQWLM